The Eubacteriaceae bacterium Marseille-Q4139 genome has a window encoding:
- a CDS encoding glycosyltransferase family 4 protein has translation MKIAVDARTLGSCPSGIGIYLYDFIRALAVEKGADNLDDVSLVLLTDVAESEQIQHLKAMGMPVVCFGRKVFRSASVYRYFGFIKQFLQREQPDLFWEPNNLIPVRLKGYHGRLVITVHDLFPLTKPEFFQWFYRLYFRSGIRKSIAQADAILFNSEETRRLSVGFFSQISKKKTFVSYLIVQKPPEKAVSDNGYFLYVGNLERRKGTDLLLKAYQEYCRKGGTRPLYLGGNIRDKEIETMLREISEELRTVQYLGYLNEKRKYEILSRCHCFLFPSRAEGFGIPPLEALGYQKAVIVSDLSIFDEIMSVPTLKVSLKERESDQVSQLCRLMLADTFPQYSREECQVVLERYDSEILGHRLAQFFREIAACTE, from the coding sequence TTGAAGATTGCAGTGGATGCGAGGACGCTTGGAAGCTGTCCGAGTGGTATTGGGATTTATTTATATGATTTCATACGCGCTCTGGCGGTAGAGAAGGGCGCAGATAACCTGGACGATGTGTCCCTGGTTCTGTTAACAGATGTTGCGGAAAGCGAGCAGATACAGCATTTAAAGGCGATGGGAATGCCGGTGGTGTGTTTTGGCAGAAAAGTTTTCCGGAGCGCCAGTGTCTATCGATACTTTGGCTTCATTAAGCAGTTTTTGCAGAGAGAGCAGCCGGATCTTTTTTGGGAGCCGAATAACCTGATACCTGTAAGGTTAAAGGGATATCATGGACGGCTTGTGATTACAGTCCATGATTTATTTCCACTTACCAAACCAGAATTTTTTCAGTGGTTTTACCGGCTGTATTTCCGAAGCGGAATTCGTAAGTCAATAGCCCAAGCGGATGCAATCCTTTTTAATTCAGAGGAAACACGGCGTTTGTCCGTTGGTTTTTTTTCGCAGATTTCCAAGAAAAAAACATTTGTATCTTATTTAATTGTACAGAAACCACCAGAAAAGGCTGTTTCAGACAACGGCTATTTTTTATATGTTGGGAATCTGGAACGGAGAAAAGGGACAGATCTGCTCTTGAAAGCGTATCAGGAGTATTGCAGGAAAGGTGGAACCAGGCCTTTGTATTTAGGCGGAAATATCCGCGATAAAGAAATTGAGACGATGCTCAGGGAGATATCAGAAGAACTGCGGACGGTACAGTATTTGGGATATCTAAATGAGAAAAGAAAATATGAGATTCTGTCCAGATGCCACTGCTTTTTGTTCCCTTCAAGGGCAGAGGGATTTGGAATTCCACCGTTGGAAGCCCTGGGATATCAAAAGGCAGTAATCGTAAGCGATTTGTCAATTTTCGATGAAATAATGAGTGTACCGACGCTGAAGGTTTCCTTAAAAGAGCGGGAGAGCGATCAGGTCAGTCAGCTATGCCGCTTGATGCTTGCGGATACCTTTCCGCAGTATTCACGGGAAGAATGCCAGGTTGTTTTGGAACGCTATGACAGTGAAATTCTGGGACATAGGCTGGCGCAGTTTTTCAGGGAGATAGCAGCATGCACAGAATAA
- a CDS encoding glycosyltransferase family 2 protein codes for MPLLSIILPVFNGEQTIAIAIRSVLEQTLDDWELIIINDGSSDKTRDICKAFLEQSPRIFYYAQKNKGLSAARNAGIEKARGEYLAFLDADDWVEPEYYQGMLLSLEKQSVDLVLAGYTREFWRNGKKPKKVRLELPYCRSEIEEFFFDKEIPAFSYDLFIHVWNKLYKTHIINEHKIMFCENTFFAEDVPFNVAYLNHCRVFCTCPSMGYHYICRGKNTLTAEWRNDLIERNNQVYRDISQFVKTIAPHAEPILLGDMYLRGCFLNIEKAISAEMPYAQTTRIINEILNENEVNEVLSLASPRRASSLEFSLYRFFMNIGNTKLILGAVHARRWIKRVMGRI; via the coding sequence ATGCCTCTTCTTTCTATTATTTTACCTGTTTTTAACGGAGAGCAAACCATTGCAATAGCAATCAGAAGTGTTTTAGAGCAAACATTGGATGACTGGGAATTGATAATAATCAATGACGGATCATCTGATAAAACACGGGATATATGCAAGGCATTTTTAGAGCAATCGCCGCGGATATTTTATTACGCGCAGAAAAACAAAGGACTGAGTGCGGCGAGAAATGCAGGTATAGAAAAGGCTCGGGGTGAGTATTTAGCCTTTTTGGACGCAGATGATTGGGTAGAGCCCGAGTACTATCAAGGTATGCTTTTGTCCCTGGAAAAACAGTCCGTAGACTTGGTTTTAGCAGGATATACCAGAGAATTCTGGCGAAATGGAAAAAAGCCAAAAAAAGTAAGACTGGAATTACCATATTGCAGGAGTGAGATTGAGGAGTTTTTCTTTGATAAGGAAATTCCTGCTTTTTCCTATGATTTATTTATACACGTGTGGAATAAACTGTATAAAACCCACATAATCAATGAGCACAAAATAATGTTTTGTGAAAATACTTTTTTTGCTGAAGATGTTCCGTTTAATGTTGCCTATTTGAATCACTGCAGAGTATTTTGCACTTGTCCTAGTATGGGTTACCACTATATATGCAGGGGAAAAAATACTCTGACTGCTGAATGGAGAAACGATCTAATTGAAAGAAATAACCAGGTATATCGGGACATAAGCCAATTTGTTAAAACAATTGCTCCACATGCAGAACCAATTCTACTTGGAGATATGTATCTGCGAGGATGCTTTTTAAATATCGAGAAAGCCATATCTGCTGAGATGCCTTATGCACAAACTACAAGGATAATAAATGAAATATTAAATGAAAATGAGGTAAATGAGGTATTAAGTCTGGCATCGCCTCGAAGGGCTAGTTCCTTAGAATTTTCTTTATATCGTTTTTTTATGAATATAGGTAATACAAAATTGATTCTGGGAGCTGTTCACGCTCGCAGATGGATAAAGCGAGTGATGGGGCGAATATGA
- a CDS encoding ABC transporter permease, with protein sequence MKHLIKIITIIYQDRKLLFDLAQNDFKAKFASSLLGTIWAFVQPMFTIVVFWFVFQMGFKSTPVDNMPYILWFVPAFVPWLFFSDIMNFSAYCMQEYNYLVKKVRFDVEILPVVKVVSALFVHIFFVGFIVVMYLVYGEALSLYCLQAVYYSAALLFLGVGISFLISSVTVLFKDFIQVVSILLQVGFWAIPIFWNPDNMEPWVVTVLKLNPMYYIVSGYRESFIYHIGFWEHPVYTTYFWGVAVTVFAAGGLLFSRLRPHFADEL encoded by the coding sequence ATGAAACACTTAATAAAAATCATTACTATAATTTATCAGGATCGTAAACTGTTATTTGATCTGGCCCAAAATGATTTTAAAGCCAAATTTGCAAGTTCTCTACTGGGAACGATATGGGCATTTGTTCAACCGATGTTTACGATTGTTGTTTTCTGGTTTGTATTTCAGATGGGTTTTAAATCAACGCCGGTGGATAATATGCCGTATATTCTTTGGTTTGTTCCGGCATTTGTGCCCTGGCTCTTTTTCTCAGATATAATGAATTTTAGTGCATACTGCATGCAAGAATATAATTATCTGGTAAAAAAAGTCCGTTTTGATGTGGAGATTCTGCCAGTCGTTAAAGTTGTTTCGGCATTATTCGTGCACATTTTTTTTGTTGGATTTATTGTTGTTATGTATCTGGTGTATGGTGAAGCTCTATCTCTTTACTGCTTGCAGGCCGTTTATTATTCGGCGGCCTTGCTATTTCTGGGAGTCGGGATTTCTTTTTTAATTTCGTCTGTTACCGTTCTTTTTAAGGATTTTATACAGGTGGTTTCAATTCTTTTGCAAGTTGGTTTCTGGGCGATCCCAATTTTCTGGAATCCGGACAATATGGAGCCATGGGTAGTTACTGTGCTCAAATTGAACCCCATGTACTATATTGTGTCAGGATATAGAGAGAGCTTTATTTATCATATTGGGTTTTGGGAGCATCCTGTTTATACCACATACTTTTGGGGAGTAGCTGTTACTGTTTTTGCAGCGGGTGGCCTTTTGTTTTCAAGGCTTCGGCCGCATTTTGCAGATGAGTTGTAG
- a CDS encoding class I SAM-dependent methyltransferase produces MKWNYYSPEFECDKINVDLLRYSPWSGHRNFIYDLMANWKPHTVVELGSYYGCSAFAIAQAIKDFQLLSVFYGVDTWRGDDFTQTDYQQDAYHDFCKVKDACYSDKYVKMLRMTFDEAVSHFRDETIDLLHIDGSHHYEDVQHDFVTWKNKVKKDGIILFHDISPDKIDGQTMGSCQFWRELTEENPYHLQFDFSMGLGILFLCEETYEEFKNSYVPVHYQALNNTYDVELKDEMRKAHFKLLDADFYISSLKEQIEIKDTHLRRYEKSTQEKDLYISRLENAVEQVREDYQRTIDGKDNYIANLEAKNKDIEGAYLEIVAQKDADIEELKHEKKRIQEDYQKTIDGKNNYISELELGQQSVKDAYADTILEKDAYIKKLETDVKCIQGDYQKTIDGKNSYILKLEREKENTENAHAAETQKKNTYIKQLESTVERVEEGYRKTLQEKDDYISNLELERAKLKDMYDKVISQKDEYINQIKSDLSDIQSAYDDMQKEHEERILESDLRLQQLEAEKASLCNTIDSLQQKYQKTIEYKVFKILLRKK; encoded by the coding sequence ATGAAATGGAATTATTATAGCCCAGAGTTTGAATGCGATAAGATTAATGTAGACCTTCTTCGATACTCCCCGTGGTCAGGGCACAGAAATTTTATCTATGACTTAATGGCAAACTGGAAGCCGCATACGGTAGTAGAATTGGGAAGCTATTATGGTTGTTCTGCCTTTGCAATCGCTCAGGCCATTAAAGATTTCCAGCTACTATCTGTTTTTTATGGAGTGGATACCTGGCGGGGAGACGATTTTACGCAGACAGATTATCAGCAGGACGCGTATCATGATTTCTGCAAAGTTAAAGATGCCTGTTATTCAGACAAATATGTAAAGATGTTAAGAATGACCTTTGATGAGGCAGTATCACATTTTAGAGACGAAACCATAGATCTTCTCCATATTGATGGATCTCACCATTATGAAGATGTTCAACATGATTTTGTAACTTGGAAAAATAAGGTGAAAAAAGATGGGATAATTTTGTTCCATGACATTAGCCCGGATAAGATTGATGGCCAGACGATGGGCTCCTGTCAATTTTGGAGAGAATTAACAGAGGAAAATCCTTATCATCTTCAATTTGATTTTAGCATGGGGCTGGGGATTCTATTTTTATGTGAGGAAACTTATGAAGAATTTAAGAATAGCTATGTACCGGTCCACTATCAGGCCTTAAACAATACTTATGATGTTGAACTGAAAGATGAGATGAGAAAGGCTCATTTTAAACTTTTGGATGCTGACTTTTATATCTCCAGTTTAAAAGAGCAGATAGAAATTAAAGATACGCATTTAAGGCGATACGAAAAAAGTACCCAGGAGAAAGATTTATATATTTCAAGACTGGAAAATGCCGTAGAGCAGGTACGTGAGGATTATCAGAGGACAATAGATGGGAAAGATAATTATATCGCAAATTTAGAAGCTAAAAATAAGGATATAGAGGGCGCCTATTTAGAAATTGTTGCCCAGAAAGATGCCGATATAGAAGAGCTGAAACATGAAAAAAAGCGGATACAGGAAGATTACCAAAAAACAATAGACGGGAAAAATAATTATATTTCAGAGCTCGAATTGGGGCAACAGAGCGTCAAAGATGCATATGCAGATACTATCCTGGAAAAAGATGCATATATAAAGAAATTAGAAACAGATGTGAAATGCATCCAAGGAGACTACCAAAAAACTATAGATGGCAAAAATTCTTATATATTAAAACTAGAGCGCGAAAAAGAAAACACGGAGAATGCACATGCAGCCGAAACTCAAAAAAAGAATACCTATATAAAACAATTAGAGAGTACGGTAGAACGTGTAGAAGAGGGCTATAGAAAAACTTTACAAGAAAAGGATGATTATATTTCAAATCTTGAATTAGAAAGAGCAAAATTAAAAGATATGTATGATAAAGTGATTTCTCAGAAAGACGAATATATCAATCAAATAAAAAGCGATCTGTCAGATATCCAATCAGCCTACGATGACATGCAAAAAGAACATGAAGAGCGAATTCTTGAGTCAGATCTAAGATTACAACAACTTGAAGCAGAAAAAGCAAGCTTATGCAATACAATAGATAGCCTACAACAAAAATATCAAAAAACCATAGAGTATAAAGTGTTCAAAATACTTTTGAGAAAAAAATAA
- a CDS encoding glycosyltransferase family 4 protein: MHRIKVAFDAQLLFEQQKTGIGWNAKKLIDCLIQRPELECTLNCFLIKDKSRAEKILREYRDSGCIINQSRWMPARIYYHLERIVPFPYRWIFGKKAEVTQFFNYTIPAGTAGKKLTIIHDVAFLAHPETVTKRTYRWLSRNIRSYCSRAEEILTVSEFSRQEIHRYLGIPLEKIQVVYNGVDTEQYHPDYSEEQIRASMAKYHVNGHYILYMGTLEPRKNIETLIKAYGILKETYAENIPKLVLAGKKGWLYDSIFQMVQDLGLEKQVIFTGYVEAEDAAPLFCGAEMFVFPSLYEGFGIPPLEAMACGTPVITSDCSSLPEVVGSAGLMVPPMDAAALADKMELLITDHKLRARLKQAGIERAKQFTWEASAEKLVQIYKKVGG; encoded by the coding sequence ATGCACAGAATAAAAGTGGCTTTTGATGCTCAACTGTTGTTTGAGCAGCAGAAGACGGGGATTGGGTGGAATGCTAAAAAGTTGATAGACTGCCTGATCCAGCGTCCGGAACTGGAATGTACATTGAATTGCTTTCTTATAAAAGATAAGTCCAGAGCGGAGAAAATCCTGAGAGAATACAGGGACAGCGGCTGCATAATCAATCAAAGCCGATGGATGCCTGCAAGAATTTATTATCATCTGGAGCGGATTGTACCATTTCCTTACCGATGGATTTTCGGAAAAAAGGCAGAGGTTACACAGTTCTTTAACTATACAATTCCAGCCGGTACGGCGGGGAAGAAGCTCACAATCATTCACGATGTGGCTTTTCTGGCTCATCCGGAGACTGTGACAAAGCGTACGTATCGCTGGCTTAGCAGGAATATCCGATCTTATTGCAGTCGAGCAGAGGAGATCTTAACAGTTTCCGAATTCAGCAGACAGGAGATTCACCGTTATTTAGGAATACCACTTGAAAAAATTCAGGTGGTCTATAACGGGGTAGACACGGAACAGTATCACCCGGACTATTCGGAAGAGCAGATTCGTGCGTCAATGGCAAAGTACCATGTGAATGGACATTACATTCTTTATATGGGGACTCTGGAGCCAAGAAAAAATATTGAAACGCTAATAAAGGCATATGGAATCCTCAAGGAAACGTATGCGGAGAACATACCGAAGCTGGTTTTAGCAGGAAAAAAAGGCTGGCTTTATGACTCAATTTTTCAGATGGTTCAAGATCTGGGACTGGAAAAGCAGGTGATATTCACTGGCTACGTTGAGGCCGAAGATGCTGCGCCATTATTCTGCGGAGCGGAGATGTTTGTATTTCCTTCTCTATATGAGGGGTTTGGGATTCCGCCGTTAGAAGCTATGGCCTGCGGAACACCTGTGATTACATCAGATTGTTCATCTCTGCCGGAAGTGGTTGGTTCTGCCGGTCTCATGGTGCCGCCTATGGATGCCGCAGCTCTGGCAGATAAGATGGAATTGCTGATAACGGATCATAAGCTTCGTGCCCGCCTGAAGCAGGCGGGGATCGAACGGGCAAAACAATTCACATGGGAGGCATCGGCCGAAAAGCTGGTGCAGATTTACAAAAAAGTGGGAGGATAA
- a CDS encoding ABC transporter ATP-binding protein: MNVIEVNELSKTYPLYKNRKDKVREILSLDGKSYHTNFCALQNISFSVEKGECVGIIGVNGSGKSTLLKIITGVIAPSSGKINIQGKISALLELGAGFNPEYTGMENIYLNSMLMGYSREETDKKLQSILDFADIGDFIYQPVKTYSSGMFVRLAFSIAINVEPDILIVDEALSVGDIFFQQKCYKKIRELAGRSTVLIVSHDLNAITKFCRRIIVMHQGNLIFNGEPQEALTRYFQVKQGEIKHNDNVLRQGLADFENYKIPQLKQYSGNMDVIIRKFYYEVDGIPFGEACQKNSLFQISMLIDAKREVENLIIGYQVRDKYGNEVFGQTSLTSHVEQFVLHRGSSVITFEFSWPEIREGDYFITLGIGDGIEVLNQVEECWINHAIHISASVNGKTIFGVFNQEMENLNITAME; this comes from the coding sequence ATGAATGTGATAGAGGTTAATGAACTCAGCAAAACATATCCTCTTTATAAAAATAGAAAGGATAAGGTGCGGGAGATTCTCTCTTTAGATGGGAAATCTTACCATACAAATTTTTGTGCATTGCAGAATATATCCTTTTCTGTGGAAAAAGGGGAGTGCGTTGGTATTATTGGCGTAAATGGCTCTGGCAAATCAACGCTTTTAAAAATTATTACAGGTGTAATTGCGCCTTCGTCCGGAAAAATAAATATTCAGGGAAAGATATCGGCCCTTTTGGAACTTGGAGCAGGATTTAATCCAGAGTACACAGGCATGGAGAATATTTATCTGAATTCCATGTTGATGGGATACTCCAGAGAAGAAACCGATAAAAAGTTACAGTCTATCTTAGACTTTGCAGATATTGGGGATTTTATTTATCAGCCAGTAAAGACCTACTCGTCAGGGATGTTTGTACGGCTTGCTTTTTCAATAGCTATTAATGTGGAACCGGATATTTTAATTGTGGATGAGGCGCTAAGTGTAGGCGATATTTTTTTTCAGCAAAAATGTTACAAAAAAATTCGTGAACTTGCTGGTAGATCAACCGTGTTGATTGTTTCACATGATCTGAATGCAATCACAAAGTTTTGCAGACGAATTATTGTGATGCATCAGGGAAATTTGATTTTTAATGGAGAGCCGCAGGAGGCACTTACCCGATATTTTCAGGTGAAACAGGGAGAAATAAAGCATAATGATAATGTTCTTCGTCAGGGATTGGCAGATTTTGAAAATTACAAAATACCACAGCTAAAACAATATAGCGGTAATATGGATGTAATTATTCGTAAATTTTATTATGAGGTAGATGGAATTCCTTTTGGAGAAGCGTGCCAGAAAAATTCCCTTTTTCAGATATCCATGCTGATTGATGCAAAACGAGAGGTGGAAAATTTAATTATTGGGTATCAGGTACGAGACAAGTACGGCAATGAAGTTTTTGGTCAGACAAGCCTGACTTCCCACGTGGAACAATTTGTGCTGCACAGAGGAAGCAGTGTAATAACATTCGAGTTTAGCTGGCCGGAAATCCGGGAGGGAGATTATTTCATTACTCTCGGAATTGGAGATGGAATAGAGGTATTGAATCAAGTAGAAGAATGTTGGATTAACCATGCAATCCATATCAGCGCTTCTGTTAATGGCAAAACAATTTTTGGAGTGTTTAATCAGGAAATGGAAAACCTAAATATTACAGCGATGGAGTGA
- a CDS encoding HAD-IA family hydrolase, whose amino-acid sequence MPVLSLIIPVYNTEAFLDRCLDSVLKQSLKQIEVIVVNDCSPGNTDEIIERYKDKFFSLKYLKHEKNRGLFLARLTGYRQASGNFIAFLDSDDYVTRDFYRKMICKAEEEGADIVIGRTVIEKIDGSHWIYNFHDISLRFPTIRGHEAVRTKFWEQEGLCYSWHTIWNKIYRKNLWEQAISYFERINTHVIMTEDIAFSSVLFYFANCVASVENDAYFYCENENASTNSSNIPIEKFKKNLNDIITVFDFVKNFLESQFADETLISHYNNFRKYYAKMWKNHAQSTYSGAEKESAFKLIEQLEPNLEEKIQYKDHFFNSQMVEWTGGLEYVKDIIAEERNEWISFDIFDTLIVRPFYKPEDLFSFLDPLYRKKMDTNASFKEIRIEGEKLAREKWGKLAPKREDILLEEIYLVISEYYKIPETIAKELMQTEIKLEENFLSIRKAGKELFDFTVSLGKNIILTSDMYLDRSTIVEILEKFEYREYKYLFLSSDIGLTKTTGNLFRYILKSLKISGEHMLHIGDTWNNDIERPKALGIQTFFLPKAIETMENKIQGVQTNACAFIGDYACADIVNRKKYKDSIGYGALLALAANKYFDNPYRFFNKESDFNADPYFIGYYPVGMHLLGFVKWLIEESRNYGYSKLYFTSRDGYLPMLVYEQLKELYPNAPQAEYLYTSRRALMPYILKSPYDFYDMPIEIRNHTPETLLEILDFAIKDGSQSVLIDILHELNMRETSCFKDKEQYYRFITAFLIYAYDAKKHQEAKNKCAAYYTQISENTATVDMGYSGRIQGAISEAAGRGIDVFFIHSDNKQYQVESIQHDFRIHSFYDFTPCMTGLIREHIFSSVEPSCIGFEWSVEKMAVPLFEMQLKEYQDTFIVHKIQEGTLDFIKDFKKVFQNHYKELPLKSTEVSYPYEGALRYMKSEDLKIFDASFFEDTVYGARTELKISDFLRQQYNEYNQNYRIAVASPLPQLTFGDMLNERLQGKSCIIQGLILLCLEREALRVKLWYKLQGRPLLFKLCKKIYHILWGK is encoded by the coding sequence ATGCCAGTCCTTTCATTGATAATTCCTGTATATAATACGGAAGCTTTTTTGGATCGTTGCTTGGATAGTGTTTTAAAACAAAGTTTGAAGCAAATAGAAGTAATCGTGGTAAACGATTGTTCTCCGGGAAACACGGATGAAATTATCGAAAGATATAAAGACAAGTTTTTTTCCCTAAAATATCTGAAACATGAAAAAAATAGAGGACTTTTTTTGGCAAGGCTGACGGGATACCGCCAGGCAAGCGGAAATTTCATTGCTTTCCTAGACAGCGACGATTATGTGACTAGGGACTTTTATCGAAAAATGATATGCAAAGCAGAAGAGGAAGGCGCCGATATTGTTATAGGCAGAACTGTAATAGAGAAGATAGACGGTTCACACTGGATATATAACTTTCATGATATCAGTCTTCGCTTCCCTACGATTCGTGGCCATGAAGCAGTGCGCACAAAATTTTGGGAACAGGAGGGTTTGTGCTATTCCTGGCACACTATCTGGAATAAAATTTACCGTAAGAATTTATGGGAACAGGCAATCAGCTATTTTGAAAGGATTAATACGCATGTCATAATGACAGAGGATATCGCATTCTCTTCTGTACTTTTCTATTTTGCTAATTGCGTAGCTTCTGTTGAGAATGATGCTTATTTTTACTGTGAGAATGAAAATGCGTCAACCAATTCCTCCAATATACCGATTGAAAAATTTAAGAAGAATTTAAATGACATCATTACCGTATTTGATTTTGTAAAGAATTTCCTGGAATCGCAGTTTGCAGATGAAACTCTTATTTCACATTATAACAATTTTCGGAAATATTATGCTAAAATGTGGAAAAATCATGCACAATCAACGTATAGCGGCGCCGAAAAGGAAAGTGCCTTCAAATTGATCGAACAGCTCGAACCAAATCTGGAGGAAAAAATACAATATAAGGACCATTTTTTTAATTCTCAAATGGTTGAATGGACTGGCGGCTTAGAGTACGTAAAAGATATAATTGCCGAGGAAAGAAATGAATGGATCAGTTTTGATATATTTGACACACTAATTGTTCGTCCATTCTATAAGCCTGAAGATCTATTCTCTTTCTTAGATCCCTTATATCGAAAAAAAATGGATACAAATGCTTCGTTCAAGGAAATTCGTATTGAAGGAGAGAAATTAGCACGTGAAAAGTGGGGGAAACTTGCACCTAAAAGAGAAGATATTCTTTTAGAAGAAATTTACCTTGTAATTTCCGAGTACTACAAAATACCTGAAACAATAGCGAAAGAACTAATGCAAACAGAAATTAAATTAGAAGAGAACTTTTTATCGATCAGAAAGGCAGGGAAAGAATTATTTGATTTTACTGTTAGCCTGGGGAAAAATATTATTTTAACTTCGGATATGTATTTGGATAGAAGCACAATAGTTGAAATATTGGAGAAATTTGAATATAGGGAATATAAATACCTATTCCTTTCTTCAGATATTGGCTTAACTAAAACTACCGGCAATCTTTTTCGCTATATATTAAAATCTTTAAAAATTAGTGGCGAGCACATGCTCCATATTGGCGACACCTGGAATAATGATATTGAAAGGCCTAAAGCTTTGGGGATTCAAACGTTTTTTCTTCCTAAGGCAATAGAGACCATGGAAAATAAAATTCAAGGAGTGCAGACGAATGCATGCGCTTTTATCGGGGATTATGCGTGCGCAGATATAGTTAATCGTAAAAAGTATAAAGACTCGATTGGTTATGGAGCTTTATTGGCATTGGCTGCAAATAAATATTTTGATAACCCGTACAGATTTTTCAATAAAGAAAGTGATTTTAATGCCGACCCTTATTTTATTGGGTACTATCCTGTTGGAATGCATTTGCTGGGATTTGTCAAATGGTTAATTGAAGAAAGCAGGAATTATGGGTATTCAAAACTATACTTTACATCCCGTGATGGCTACCTTCCGATGCTTGTATATGAACAATTAAAAGAATTATATCCGAATGCGCCTCAAGCAGAATACCTATATACTTCCCGCAGAGCGTTAATGCCCTACATTTTAAAGTCTCCGTATGACTTTTATGATATGCCCATCGAAATAAGAAATCATACACCAGAAACACTGCTGGAAATTTTAGATTTTGCGATAAAGGATGGTTCTCAATCTGTTTTGATTGATATTTTGCATGAATTAAATATGAGGGAAACGTCTTGTTTCAAAGATAAAGAACAGTATTACCGATTTATTACGGCATTTCTTATTTATGCATATGACGCGAAAAAGCACCAAGAAGCCAAAAATAAGTGCGCAGCATATTATACTCAAATATCAGAAAATACAGCAACCGTTGACATGGGATATAGCGGCCGAATTCAGGGGGCAATTTCTGAAGCGGCCGGGCGTGGTATCGATGTATTTTTTATTCATTCAGACAATAAACAATATCAAGTAGAAAGTATTCAACACGACTTTAGAATTCATTCCTTTTATGATTTTACTCCATGTATGACAGGACTAATTAGAGAACATATTTTCTCGTCCGTTGAACCTTCTTGTATTGGTTTTGAATGGTCCGTTGAAAAAATGGCTGTTCCTCTTTTCGAAATGCAATTAAAAGAATATCAAGATACTTTCATAGTTCATAAAATTCAGGAAGGGACTTTAGATTTTATAAAAGATTTTAAAAAGGTATTTCAAAATCATTATAAAGAACTTCCTTTGAAATCTACGGAAGTTTCATACCCATATGAAGGAGCACTGCGCTATATGAAATCTGAAGATCTGAAAATTTTTGATGCTTCTTTTTTTGAGGATACCGTGTATGGCGCACGTACAGAGCTGAAAATCTCTGATTTTTTGCGCCAACAGTATAATGAATACAATCAAAATTATCGAATTGCTGTTGCTTCGCCACTCCCTCAGCTTACATTTGGCGATATGCTGAACGAACGATTACAGGGAAAAAGCTGCATTATTCAAGGATTGATTTTACTATGCCTAGAGCGTGAAGCTCTACGAGTTAAATTATGGTATAAACTGCAGGGTAGGCCATTGCTTTTTAAATTGTGCAAAAAAATTTATCATATTTTGTGGGGAAAATAA